The following coding sequences are from one Carettochelys insculpta isolate YL-2023 chromosome 5, ASM3395843v1, whole genome shotgun sequence window:
- the DMRT2 gene encoding doublesex- and mab-3-related transcription factor 2 isoform X3, protein MLAEPFLGGNSPLPPPVSDRMRKRRAFADKELENIMLEREYKEREMMEATQAATLFLPNHMVHGNEYNSYKTAFNPTQVEAPNKEFCNFLPTCLDLTMQYSGSGNMELISSNVSVATTYRQYPWSSRLLVWPKRGPICDALLYQQCLLNATAVQALKPGPGWDSKTSQGQDCGGSEHEMMPPKTENSLVLSHAREIQGIPQEARERSAFSPPKRAFPQLSEKDSLAPQEHVLSKISKENTKHPQGLKYNPFHSFLQQTFHDKPSPELKTSFVKESFEEASKKYREYSIRENQKYKFTIDRYSKDFFGAKQAATKLSANEPLSFSVESILKRPSSAITNVSQ, encoded by the coding sequence ATGCTGGCAGAGCCTTTCCTTGGAGGGAATTCACCTTTGCCACCCCCTGTAAGTGACAGGATGAGAAAAAGACGGGCCTTTGCTGATAAAGAGCTGGAGAACATTATGCTAGAGAGAGAATATAAAGAAAGGGAAATGATGGAAGCCACTCAAGCTGCTACCCTTTTCCTGCCTAACCATATGGTGCATGGAAATGAATACAATTCCTACAAAACTGCCTTTAACCCTACTCAGGTCGAAGCTCCTAATAAGGAGTTTTGCAACTTCTTGCCAACCTGCCTTGATCTAACTATGCAGTATTCAGGATCTGGGAATATGGAACTGATTTCTTCAAATGTCAGTGTAGCCACTACCTACAGGCAATATCCTTGGTCCTCCAGACTATTGGTATGGCCAAAGCGTGGCCCCATTTGTGATGCTCTTCTCTATCAGCAATGTCTACTGAATGCTACTGCAGTCCAAGCTCTCAAacctgggccaggctgggacTCCAAGACTTCACAAGGCCAGGACTGTGGTGGTTCTGAGCATGAGATGATGCCACCAAAAACTGAGAATTCACTTGTGCTCTCTCATGCTCGAGAAATTCAGGGTATCCCTCAGGAGGCTCGTGAGAGGTCAGCTTTCTCTCCCCCCAAAAGGGCTTTTCCACAGCTTTCTGAGAAGGACTCCCTGGCTCCTCAAGAACATGTCTTAAGCAAGATCAGCAAAGAAAATACCAAGCATCCTCAAGGACTCAAGTATAATCCATTCCACTCCTTTTTACAGCAAACATTTCATGACAAACCAAGCCCTGAGTTAAAAACATCATTTGTAAAAGAGAGCTTTGAAGAGGCATCTAAGAAATACAGAGAGTACTCCATCAGAGAGAACCAGAAGTACAAATTTACAATAGACAGATACTCAAAAGACTTTTTTGGGGCCAAACAAGCTGCAACAAAACTCTCAGCAAATGAGCCTCTATCATTCTCTGTTGAATCAATCCTTAAACGACCCTCTTCTGCAATCACTAATGTCTCTCAATAG
- the DMRT2 gene encoding doublesex- and mab-3-related transcription factor 2 isoform X2 gives MSSAVGYRPMLAEPFLGGNSPLPPPVSDRMRKRRAFADKELENIMLEREYKEREMMEATQAATLFLPNHMVHGNEYNSYKTAFNPTQVEAPNKEFCNFLPTCLDLTMQYSGSGNMELISSNVSVATTYRQYPWSSRLLVWPKRGPICDALLYQQCLLNATAVQALKPGPGWDSKTSQGQDCGGSEHEMMPPKTENSLVLSHAREIQGIPQEARERSAFSPPKRAFPQLSEKDSLAPQEHVLSKISKENTKHPQGLKYNPFHSFLQQTFHDKPSPELKTSFVKESFEEASKKYREYSIRENQKYKFTIDRYSKDFFGAKQAATKLSANEPLSFSVESILKRPSSAITNVSQ, from the exons ATGTCATCAGCTGTAG GTTATCGCCCCATGCTGGCAGAGCCTTTCCTTGGAGGGAATTCACCTTTGCCACCCCCTGTAAGTGACAGGATGAGAAAAAGACGGGCCTTTGCTGATAAAGAGCTGGAGAACATTATGCTAGAGAGAGAATATAAAGAAAGGGAAATGATGGAAGCCACTCAAGCTGCTACCCTTTTCCTGCCTAACCATATGGTGCATGGAAATGAATACAATTCCTACAAAACTGCCTTTAACCCTACTCAGGTCGAAGCTCCTAATAAGGAGTTTTGCAACTTCTTGCCAACCTGCCTTGATCTAACTATGCAGTATTCAGGATCTGGGAATATGGAACTGATTTCTTCAAATGTCAGTGTAGCCACTACCTACAGGCAATATCCTTGGTCCTCCAGACTATTGGTATGGCCAAAGCGTGGCCCCATTTGTGATGCTCTTCTCTATCAGCAATGTCTACTGAATGCTACTGCAGTCCAAGCTCTCAAacctgggccaggctgggacTCCAAGACTTCACAAGGCCAGGACTGTGGTGGTTCTGAGCATGAGATGATGCCACCAAAAACTGAGAATTCACTTGTGCTCTCTCATGCTCGAGAAATTCAGGGTATCCCTCAGGAGGCTCGTGAGAGGTCAGCTTTCTCTCCCCCCAAAAGGGCTTTTCCACAGCTTTCTGAGAAGGACTCCCTGGCTCCTCAAGAACATGTCTTAAGCAAGATCAGCAAAGAAAATACCAAGCATCCTCAAGGACTCAAGTATAATCCATTCCACTCCTTTTTACAGCAAACATTTCATGACAAACCAAGCCCTGAGTTAAAAACATCATTTGTAAAAGAGAGCTTTGAAGAGGCATCTAAGAAATACAGAGAGTACTCCATCAGAGAGAACCAGAAGTACAAATTTACAATAGACAGATACTCAAAAGACTTTTTTGGGGCCAAACAAGCTGCAACAAAACTCTCAGCAAATGAGCCTCTATCATTCTCTGTTGAATCAATCCTTAAACGACCCTCTTCTGCAATCACTAATGTCTCTCAATAG